One region of Salvia miltiorrhiza cultivar Shanhuang (shh) chromosome 3, IMPLAD_Smil_shh, whole genome shotgun sequence genomic DNA includes:
- the LOC131017430 gene encoding probable disease resistance RPP8-like protein 2, whose protein sequence is MSEALLLSVIQKLDVNYQETTATEYMKEEMERVIKEMREIVDIVRDKKLEEGRTLKFLVSDLVDVADDALYLFIRDEKYYVHFYESIHSWMGEIKKQMLKLGDDESNMRSSKNVDDEEDDNYVVGLDKDLEMLLRKKVIGGGEYSKKILIKGMDGIGKTTLAREIYNHPTVVEHFERRAWVSNSTHFTIKELLIKLIQQLEDPENLHTSSLLENMDNRSLRDMLRQHLQGKRYLIVLDDVPKQMRLKSFWEALQDEDNGSRLLLTSHTTHIDIYVYDEDVYKMNPLDSKKSWQLFLKTINHGNKLMGEHKFPMNLEYMGKQMLRKCGGLPLAIKAVGKQLAEKKVSRESEWEQLLDSVDFGSTLKLLEPFYHKLDPKLRPCFFSMAFFKENTTLREEKLIQIWLAGGAVYDCLRSLYGLINESVIDVKDKITEYSMNPVLHMLSTQKAEEEFGLEMLRNNGNNRPCHQSPRHHRVIICSRNKFNYSMDQDKLLVSLFFHGGGYFDANPSYWKRFEKLKILDLEDFGLKFIPDSIGTLMELRYLGLRNNYIKEIPESLGCLEKLEVLDIAQNFMVEVPDIIWEIRSLRHLYLSNVICRKPSKIGALQNLKTLTYVSVDNWTHELSGLKMLSFFEKLGIEELDGNSDVSKLFVSLAVLVRVKHLILRGYRFRSMPCLDEVGNLERLKTLKLDGLIARLPRSFPANIESLTLVNSCLDEDPMPLLGKLPNLEYLKLRNAYTGQQMVISPNTFDYLGVMCIEELWNLRNVQCGKDAMQILWKLEIHDCPYLDSLPETIEGMYNLKELKMVTTKSIATKMRNSDLISKIETVNINP, encoded by the exons ATGTCGGAGGCTCTCCTCTTATCTGTGATACAGAAGCTCGACGTTAATTATCAAGAGACCACAGCAACAGAGTACATGAAAGAGGAAATGGAAAGGGTAAttaaagagatgagagagattGTGGATATAGTGAGGGACAAGAAACTGGAAGAGGGGAGAACCCTAAAGTTTTTGGTATCTGACCTTGTCGACGTTGCTGATGATGCCCTCTACCTTTTCATACGAGATGAAAAATATTATGTGCACTTCTATGAGTCTATCCATAGTTGGATGGGAGAGATAAAAAAGCAGATGCTTAAACTGGGAGATGATGAGTCCAACATGAGATCATCAAAAAATGTTGATGACGAAGAAGATGACAACTATGTGGTGGGCTTGGACAAAGATTTGGAAATGTTGCTTCGCAAAAAGGTTATTGGTGGGGGAGAATACTCGAAGAAAATTCTAATCAAAGGGATGGATGGTATTGGAAAGACAACTCTTGCAAGAGAGATATACAACCATCCAACCGTCGTTGAACACTTCGAGCGCCGTGCTTGGGTATCTAATTCTACTCATTTCACTATTAAAGAGCTACTTATCAAACTAATACAGCAGCTAGAAGATCCTGAAAATCTCCATACATCTTCCTTATTGGAGAACATGGACAACCGAAGCCTCCGAGATATGCTTCGCCAACACTTGCAAGGAAAGCGATACCTAATAGTTCTCGACGACGTGCCCAAACAAATGCGCTTGAAGTCTTTCTGGGAAGCTCTTCAAGATGAAG ACAATGGAAGTAGATTGCTGCTCACGAGTCACACGACACATATCGACATATACGTATACGATGAAGATGTTTATAAGATGAATCCCTTGGATTCTAAGAAGAGCTGGCAATTGTTTCTGAAAACAATAAACCATGGCAATAAATTAATGGGTGAGCACAAATTCCCAATGAACTTGGAGTATATGGGAAAACAAATGTTGAGAAAATGTGGTGGTCTTCCATTAGCTATAAAAGCGGTGGGAAAGCAGTTAGCAGAAAAGAAAGTCTCACGTGAGAGTGAATGGGAACAACTTCTTGACTCAGTTGATTTTGGTTCAACACTGAAGTTGTTGGAACCTTTTTATCATAAATTGGATCCCAAACTGAGGCCATGTTTCTTCTCTATGGCCTTCTTTAAGGAAAATACAACTTTGAGGGAAGAAAAGTTGATACAGATTTGGCTTGCAGGAGGAGCAGTGTATGACTGTCTACGATCTTTATATGGTTTAATCAATGAATCTGTTATTGATGTCAAGGACAAGATCACGGAGTATAGCATGAATCCTGTGCTACACATGCTATCCACCCAAAAAGCAGAGGAGGAATTCGGTCTTGAGATGCTAAGGAACAATGGAAATAATCGACCTTGTCATCAGAGTCCTCGTCATCATCGTGTTATCATTTGTAGTAGAAACAAGTTCAACTACTCCATGGATCAAGATAAGCTTCttgtttctctcttcttccacggaGGTGGCTACTTTGATGCTAATCCATCTTATTGGaagaggtttgaaaaacttaaGATACTTGACTTGGAAGATTTTGGGTTGAAGTTTATACCAGATTCTATCGGCACATTGATGGAATTAAGATACTTGGGGTTGAGAAATAATTACATAAAAGAGATCCCAGAGTCATTGGGGTGCTTGGAAAAGCTTGAGGTTCTTGACATAGCTCAAAATTTTATGGTGGAGGTGCCAGATATTATATGGGAAATTCGTAGCCTTCGCCACCTCTACTTGTCTAATGTGATTTGCCGGAAGCCTTCCAAGATAGGCGCGCTACAGAATTTGAAAACATTAACCTACGTCTCGGTTGATAATTGGACACATGAGCTCTCGGGCTTAAAAATGTTGAGTTTTTTCGAAAAATTAGGCATAGAAGAATTGGATGGAAACTCAGATGTAAGCAAGCTCTTTGTGTCATTGGCTGTGTTGGTGCGTGTTAAACACCTAATCTTAAGAGGGTATCGTTTCAGAAGCATGCCTTGTTTGGATGAGGTTGGTAATCTAGAAagactcaaaacactcaaattggATGGACTCATTGCCAGGCTTCCAAGAAGTTTCCCTGCAAATATAGAATCATTGACGTTGGTTAATAGTTGTCTTGATGAAGACCCCATGCCACTACTAGGGAAGTTACCCAATCTAGAGTACCTCAAATTGCGGAATGCATACACTGGTCAACAAATGGTGATCTCACCCAACACCTTCGATTATCTCGGAGTCATGTGCATCGAAGAGTTATGGAATCTGAGAAATGTACAATGTGGAAAAGATGCAATGCAAATTCTCTGGAAATTAGAAATCCATGATTGTCCATATCTAGATTCCCTCCCGGAAACAATTGAAGGGATGTACAATCTGAAGGAGTTAAAGATGGTGACAACCAAAAGCATTGCAACAAAGATGAGGAATTCAGACTTAATCTCCAAAATAGAGACGGTGAATATCAATCCATGA